In the genome of Fusarium poae strain DAOMC 252244 chromosome 1, whole genome shotgun sequence, the window ACGATGCTTCGATGTTGCAGAAACTGAATTATCTTGCAGGTTTGGAATGGCAAATAATTGGAGGTCAAACACACCACGACCAGTCATCGTGGGAGAAGAATCGGTTCAACATTCAAACACAAACGCCCATCGTCCCCATTCGAGCCCAAAACGCCAATACATGCCAGACGTTAGGATCTCGTGACATGCGTGagtcatgatcatgatgtaGAGTCGTGCAGTTGCCTGTTACGCCTCGCGTTAGAACGCTGAAGCGGCTGAGCTCGCTGAGTTGTTGCTTTCTAAGCTCCAGAGACCTTGCGAGCTGTCGAAGCCGCCGACACTGACGTGCTATGGCTAGCGCTGCCTACTCTGCCGCTGGTCTTTCGAACACCAGACTCCTTTGCCCGAAGGGGAGACTCGCCCTGACGCTTGCTGCCACGGACCTTGGCCAGGACACCAGGTGTACTGGGTACGCGCTCAACATACTTGGAACGCACAGAGCCAATATTCTCGGCATCATGTGACGCATCGTTATCTATTGTGTAGATAGCTGTGGTTTGGCTCACAGATCGTGTCTTCTCACTGCGTGCTGGCGATTGTGAAGTCGCCTTACGGCGGCGCATCATACGTAAGTGCAACTCCTCATCAGACTCGCCACTAGCGTTGGTATACTTGGCCATCAAGTCGGCTTCTTGCTCAACTGGATATTGCGCTTCAGGGGGGGCTCCTCCAGAAATAGAGCGCTGGTAAGGGTGGTGACGATCTCTGGCAGTCTTTCGTGGTTGCCCTGGCGTGGGAGCTGGTAGATAGTCTTCCTGAACCCCAATGTTATTGCGGTCATGGTCAACTTCACTCAGCGGTGTGCGATTCGAAGGGCTTCGGTTGGGTGGTGTCGAAGCCTGGCCGTTTCGCAGCGTTGTCTTTTGCATGGCACGAATGGGTGTGCTGGGAATGGGGTTGGCGGCAGCCATCTCTCTCCTTAGTCGGCGCTCGATTCTCTCCTCAACCCACCACTCTCGGAAGGTGCCCTGGTTGAGGTGAAGCCAGTGCTGTTGAGGACCAACAACCATACCAGGTCGCATGAATCGCATGAAAGAAATGACCTCATTGGCGGTAAAACCATGGCGGTAGATGAGGTAGGCACCAATTAAGCAACCAGTTCGACCCAAGCCAGCCTTGCAGTGGACAGCGATTCCCTTCTTGCGGATAGTAATGGTCTCGTGAGCAAGTCTGATAAATTTGCGGACAGTGCTGAGCGAAGGACATGTGCCATCGTCGAAGATCATGTCCAAATGTTGAATACCCAGAGCCTCAAAGTAAGTGGGTGAGTAGAGCTGGGAGTTGAGTCGGACAACCAAGCCAATGTTCTTCTCCGAGAAGTGCTTGAGCACATTCTTGAAAGGCTTTGGTAGCTTGGGGTGGGCGTCCACGGCGGCTATCGTTCGTGGGAGCAATGGGAACAGTTCGGAGTCCTCTGTGATCTTCTGGACTGGCGCGTGCTGGGGGGAAGCAAAAGCCAGGAAATTGGGGGTGATCCAGTTGAAGTCACCGTGCTCGACTCTCTCGAATCGCTCGTACTCGTCCAGGTCGAAGTTGTCGAGGTCGCAGCacttctcctccttggccttccacACCCCGTAAACAACATCTTGAACGCTGATCCCGTAGTCCGCTTGGCTGTAACCGGCGTCTCGGAAAGGCATCAGAGGAGGATCGACTTGCGCAATCGGGGCAAGAGCCAGGTGAGGAGGCCAGTTCTGGATAAGAACCATGTAGCACGCGAGCATGCAGGCAGCATTGGCGCGACCTGGAATTCATGTCAGTTTTCGAAGAATGCGCACAATTGTGGATGGATGAGCTCACTCTTGGGGTCAGCGGCGCTGTAAAAGACAATTGGGCGCTCCTTGTTCTGCTTGGCGCCCAGGATGTCGTGGAACTGGATAGCAAATCGGTACAAGTGGCCGATGTGGAGAGGACCAAAGTCATGGTGGAAAGCGTTGTAAAGGAGGGTATCGTCGACAGTAAAGTAGCAGGGCTGAGGTCGAGATGGCTTCGCGAGCGGGGTAGCGCCGGCAGCGAGTCTTGTGGTTCTCTTTCTAGGAGAAACAGGCGCAGGCTCCTCGGGGTAGGGGAATGGAGTATCGGCAGTAGGCGCGACATTGTAAGCGGCGAGATAGAGGCGATCTGGTATATAGTTTAGCGCTGATGTTGGGAGAGATATGTGGTTGAGATAGAGGTTGACGTCGATCAAGCAAGGTGGAGGTGACGAGTACAAGGGATAGCAATGCGCCATGACTCTGGAAAGCCAGGCAGCCATTGTGCATATATGTAAAATGATTTGAATGGTGATGAGTTGATTGCCTACCTGGGATGTACTCGACGATTTGCGCCATGCTTTGCGGCTGCGGTTGCAGTTGTGGGTGTCGGCTGGAAGGCGCcatgttgttattgttgatgttgacttgCGCTTCAAGGAGTCTGGGCGGTGGAACCGTCCAAAtaacaagaagaaaaaatgAGGAAAGAGCTTTCGAATGCAATCGGAATATAATAAGAGTATAAACAAATATACAATCAAAATACTGAAGCAGCGACAATGTCTTTTATCTCAAATTCTCCAACGACCAAAAGCAGGCGGTGACGGATGATCAATTGCGTTTGGGGTCAATTCAACGGGAAACTGCAGCAGAGGCGTTTTAAGGCTAAATTGAGTGCGTCGATGGATGTCGTCAGGTTGGTTTAGAGAGGAAAAGGAGAAAAGATGATGAACAAGGTGTTCCAAGTCCAGCTCCAGCGCGGACAAGAAAAGGCACCAAAGACAACTTTGGAGAGGAGGAAAAAAGAATTGAAGGTCTTggttgacgatgttgatgataaGCAATGGGACCTGGGCTAGCGATTCTTTTGTATGGGCCGTTCTCGTTGTTTTCTGGCCCCTGCCCGAAACAGGTTGCTACTTGGGTCCATTGCCATAGCAACGCAGCGCAAACAACGCCCGAGACCACAACAGACCGCTCCAGCTACGGGCGGCAGCCCCAACTAGCCAGCACTAATAGCTCACTATACCACTCCAGTGGAGAGCTTGTCCAGCTGTTTATGGAGCACAGGGCAGTTGTCAGTGTTTATTGCATGGAACACTCTCTCTCACACGACAGCATTCACTCTCCACTATTGAGAGAATCCATCAGATGGACAGCTGTCAGTACATACACACATGCCTCAATTGAGTCAATCTTGCTGCATGATCCCGTTCATCAACTCCGCTGCAGTGCTCTAGTCGTCCAGTTTGTTTGTCGTAATATGGATAGGTACTAAAACAGTTACCCTAAAAATCTCCAACAGACAATTCTGTGGAAGCAGTGTTACATGAGAAATCAGCTACAATTAAAACATGTAAGCCAGCCTACTAATTTCTTACAAAATTGTACAACCAAATGCATCATAAAGTGTTCCCAGGATAGCCTAGCTCTCGTATAACGTCACTATATTTTCTGTTGTAGGTAAATTTAGCTGTTGTTATGATGGAAACCGGCTGTGGCTTTTGTGGCGGTGTCACACGAATCTGGCAACTAGGTACCTAATaactaactacctcctcctggTTCAGTTCCCGCTGCAATAACGTCAATCTTTACCGCCCGATCCCCCACCGTGAACCAACCAATATTATCCCCGCGTGCATATCAGAAACCTGCCCGCCGTCAATTTTCACCACCAGTCACACTCTCACTAATTATTATCACACTTACACACTCAAAACTGTGTGATCGTTCTCAAATCACCCAAGAAACCGCCTATCTATTAAACCAAAACAAAGAGAAAATCACTCAAATTCGATATAACGGGTGACGTTCCTCTCCCTTCGATATTAGGTCTAGATCTGCATTCCTTGTCACAGCCGAGCCAACCTAGCTCCGTCATTGTCATTGCCCTGATAGTGACGACTACGGCCAAAAGAAATACGAAAGGACAAAAAGGAAATCGATATAGAGATcgatcgcatcgcatcgcatcgcatcgcacaCAAGAGAGATAAAAGCGGTCGCTTGCTTGGAAGCAGTGACCACCTTCATCAAGAATAACCATGACCGCCACTCCCGATGCCGAATTTCCCTGTTCAATGCAAGCCACCCCTCCCTATTCCACCCCTTGACAATGACGCTTTACAAGGCTAAGCCCAACAACTCCAAGGCTGGCTGTtattttgttgttgttgtcataGCTCCCGTTACTCTACATACAGCTTCCCTTTTACTAACCCCTGCCCCCCTTGTCTAGTACTCTAAACGTCCCTTTTCCCACTGCTCGACTGGCCACAACCGCCCTCAAGGCCATTCAGGTGGACCCTGAACTCTCCCCACTCGTCAGGCGACAGCTCACCGTTGTCCCGGCGCCGACCTCAAAGTCAACCCAAGGTTCACCAAATGGTcaagatgcagatgcagatgcgCGGCTCCTCGAGGTTCAGTACAGAGCAACAACCAATAGAATGCTTCGTGTCGCTGTCAACGGCTTCATGGAGAGTTTGAAGCTCGTGGTGGAGGTTA includes:
- a CDS encoding hypothetical protein (BUSCO:14401at5125), coding for MAPSSRHPQLQPQPQSMAQIVEYIPDRLYLAAYNVAPTADTPFPYPEEPAPVSPRKRTTRLAAGATPLAKPSRPQPCYFTVDDTLLYNAFHHDFGPLHIGHLYRFAIQFHDILGAKQNKERPIVFYSAADPKSRANAACMLACYMVLIQNWPPHLALAPIAQVDPPLMPFRDAGYSQADYGISVQDVVYGVWKAKEEKCCDLDNFDLDEYERFERVEHGDFNWITPNFLAFASPQHAPVQKITEDSELFPLLPRTIAAVDAHPKLPKPFKNVLKHFSEKNIGLVVRLNSQLYSPTYFEALGIQHLDMIFDDGTCPSLSTVRKFIRLAHETITIRKKGIAVHCKAGLGRTGCLIGAYLIYRHGFTANEVISFMRFMRPGMVVGPQQHWLHLNQGTFREWWVEERIERRLRREMAAANPIPSTPIRAMQKTTLRNGQASTPPNRSPSNRTPLSEVDHDRNNIGVQEDYLPAPTPGQPRKTARDRHHPYQRSISGGAPPEAQYPVEQEADLMAKYTNASGESDEELHLRMMRRRKATSQSPARSEKTRSVSQTTAIYTIDNDASHDAENIGSVRSKYVERVPSTPGVLAKVRGSKRQGESPLRAKESGVRKTSGRVGSASHSTSVSAASTARKVSGA